A single window of [Limnothrix rosea] IAM M-220 DNA harbors:
- a CDS encoding rubrerythrin family protein, producing MNTENSRTVENLEAAFGGESQANRKYLFFADVAKKLGMSDLARLFRETAQQETEHAFAHFRLLHPELVVADPDALSDEEKKKMAARCLELAIAGETYEYETMYPEFAAQAQKDEDEGAVAEFKEQEAESKEHAEMFHTAAKNFGLLTSIEEHHANQYTDALKALDGGAAAPRSLGQKWICKKCSMIYDPAVGDPDSGIAAGTNFQDIPEDWECPICGATKKTFVPYEEYVAA from the coding sequence ATGAATACGGAAAATTCGCGCACGGTAGAAAATTTGGAAGCGGCTTTTGGTGGTGAGTCCCAGGCGAATCGCAAGTATCTCTTTTTTGCCGATGTTGCGAAAAAGTTAGGGATGTCTGATTTAGCAAGGTTGTTTCGGGAAACAGCACAGCAGGAAACTGAGCATGCTTTTGCCCACTTTCGTTTGTTGCATCCGGAGTTGGTGGTGGCAGATCCCGATGCCCTGAGTGATGAGGAAAAGAAAAAGATGGCGGCGCGGTGTCTAGAGTTGGCGATCGCCGGCGAGACCTATGAGTATGAAACGATGTACCCAGAGTTCGCAGCTCAAGCCCAAAAAGATGAAGACGAAGGTGCGGTGGCTGAATTTAAAGAGCAAGAGGCAGAATCCAAAGAACATGCCGAAATGTTCCACACCGCTGCAAAGAATTTCGGTTTACTCACTTCCATCGAAGAACATCACGCAAATCAATACACTGATGCATTGAAGGCTTTGGACGGAGGCGCAGCTGCGCCTCGTTCCCTCGGCCAAAAATGGATCTGTAAGAAATGCTCCATGATTTATGACCCAGCGGTGGGCGATCCTGATTCTGGTATTGCTGCGGGCACTAATTTTCAAGATATTCCTGAAGATTGGGAGTGCCCCATTTGCGGCGCGACGAAGAAAACTTTTGTTCCGTACGAAGAGTACGTTGCAGCATAA
- a CDS encoding ABC transporter substrate-binding protein, producing MFKRRFLLQGAIATAIAATIIACNPPAESPNPADQNSTSNTTNNNEIVIGVSVAQTSNVALLGQEQVIGAKLAESYFNDNDGINGQPFSIALQDVAGDEQGAINAFNTLINQNNVVGIVGPTLSQQAFAANPIANRAQVPVLGPSNTAQGIPQIGEFIGRVSAPVAVVAPNAVEQALAINPNIEKVAVFFAQNDAFSKSETETFQQTVKDFGLDLVTVQKFQTTDTDFQTQATTAINLDPDLVIISGLAADGGNLVKQLRELGYEGIIIGGNGLNTSNIFPVCQAQCDGVLIAQAYSPALDNEINRAFREAYGAENETDPPQFSAQAFTGVQVFVEALRNLDQKSPIAEMSLPELRQRLRDEIFAGTYVTPLGEISFTAEGELVQKQFYVAQITMDESGEQGAFTFVK from the coding sequence ATGTTTAAACGTCGATTTTTATTACAAGGGGCGATCGCCACCGCCATTGCAGCCACAATTATTGCCTGTAATCCCCCCGCCGAAAGCCCTAATCCTGCAGATCAAAATAGCACTTCAAACACAACCAATAATAATGAAATTGTCATCGGTGTCAGCGTTGCCCAAACCAGTAATGTTGCCCTCCTCGGCCAAGAACAAGTCATCGGCGCAAAGCTAGCCGAAAGCTATTTCAACGACAATGACGGGATTAATGGTCAGCCCTTTAGCATCGCGTTGCAAGACGTGGCCGGAGACGAACAAGGTGCCATAAATGCCTTTAATACCCTCATTAATCAAAATAATGTCGTCGGTATTGTCGGCCCTACACTTTCCCAACAAGCCTTTGCCGCAAATCCCATTGCCAACCGCGCCCAAGTACCTGTTTTAGGGCCTTCCAATACAGCCCAAGGAATACCGCAAATCGGTGAATTTATCGGTCGAGTCTCTGCACCCGTTGCCGTTGTTGCGCCAAATGCCGTTGAACAAGCTCTAGCGATTAATCCCAACATTGAAAAAGTAGCAGTGTTTTTTGCCCAAAACGATGCCTTTAGTAAATCTGAAACCGAAACTTTTCAGCAAACAGTAAAGGATTTTGGATTGGATTTAGTGACTGTCCAGAAATTTCAAACGACGGACACTGATTTTCAAACCCAAGCGACAACGGCCATTAATCTTGACCCTGATCTGGTGATTATTTCTGGGCTTGCGGCTGATGGTGGTAACCTCGTCAAACAATTGCGGGAACTGGGTTATGAAGGCATTATTATCGGCGGTAATGGTTTAAATACGTCAAATATTTTCCCGGTGTGTCAAGCGCAATGTGATGGGGTTTTGATCGCCCAAGCCTATAGTCCGGCACTAGATAATGAGATTAATCGGGCATTTCGCGAAGCCTATGGGGCAGAAAATGAAACCGATCCGCCCCAATTTAGTGCCCAAGCGTTTACTGGTGTACAGGTGTTTGTGGAGGCATTGCGCAATTTAGACCAAAAATCTCCCATTGCTGAAATGTCTTTGCCTGAGTTGCGTCAACGGTTGCGGGACGAAATTTTTGCGGGAACCTATGTGACTCCCCTGGGGGAAATTTCTTTTACGGCAGAGGGTGAGTTGGTACAAAAGCAATTTTATGTGGCGCAAATTACCATGGATGAATCTGGTGAACAGGGGGCATTTACCTTTGTGAAGTAG
- a CDS encoding alpha/beta fold hydrolase — MTQTPVAPQTLVSLDWRWRDQKICYTVQGEGQPLLLIHGFGASIGHWKHNIPVLAEEGYQVFAIDLLGFGASAKPAWDYTLELWQELLHDFWQAKIQKPTVFIGNSIGGLLSLSMLANYPELCAGGVLVNCAGGLNHRPDELALPLRAVMGAFAKLVSSPLTGKLIFNEVRRKFRIKGTLYQVYGDRQAVTDELVDMLYAPSCDEGAQAVFASVITAPPGESPTELLPKRQHPLLVLWGDKDPWTPIKGSQIYQDLAAANEGVEFHPIPGAGHCPHDENPTLVNALILDWLSRQAN; from the coding sequence ATGACCCAGACCCCTGTTGCCCCCCAAACCCTTGTGTCCCTCGACTGGCGCTGGCGCGATCAGAAAATTTGCTACACCGTCCAAGGGGAAGGTCAACCATTACTCCTCATTCACGGTTTTGGGGCATCCATTGGTCATTGGAAACACAACATCCCAGTCCTCGCAGAGGAAGGATATCAAGTTTTTGCCATTGATTTACTGGGCTTTGGCGCTTCCGCAAAACCAGCATGGGATTACACTTTAGAGCTATGGCAAGAACTCTTGCACGATTTCTGGCAGGCAAAAATTCAAAAACCAACAGTCTTTATTGGAAATTCCATCGGCGGCTTGTTGAGTTTGTCGATGTTGGCAAATTATCCTGAACTTTGTGCTGGCGGTGTTTTAGTAAATTGCGCCGGTGGCTTAAACCATCGTCCCGATGAGCTCGCGTTACCTTTACGGGCGGTCATGGGTGCTTTTGCCAAGTTAGTGAGTTCGCCTCTGACTGGCAAATTGATTTTCAATGAAGTGCGCCGCAAATTTCGCATTAAAGGAACCCTCTATCAGGTCTATGGCGATCGCCAAGCCGTGACCGATGAACTAGTAGACATGCTTTATGCACCGTCCTGTGACGAAGGCGCTCAGGCAGTATTTGCCTCCGTGATCACCGCACCACCGGGAGAAAGCCCCACCGAACTTTTACCCAAGCGTCAACATCCCCTACTCGTCCTATGGGGCGACAAAGATCCGTGGACACCCATTAAAGGGTCACAAATTTATCAAGATTTAGCAGCAGCCAACGAAGGTGTAGAATTTCACCCGATTCCCGGCGCTGGTCACTGTCCCCACGACGAAAATCCCACTTTAGTGAATGCTCTAATTTTGGATTGGTTGTCGCGCCAAGCGAATTAA
- a CDS encoding Fur family transcriptional regulator — MPKSSNATEIREVMKNEGLRITPQRFAVYANLLRREDHPTVEQILEDVNADIPIASKASVYSALTILREVNLVREVLLDEGVTRYDANVNPHHHFVCSDCGAIHDLAWETFNCFDLSQLSDGLQAESYEVTVKGLCQSCQ, encoded by the coding sequence ATGCCCAAATCGTCAAACGCCACTGAAATCCGCGAAGTCATGAAGAACGAGGGGTTAAGAATTACCCCCCAGCGTTTCGCTGTCTATGCCAACCTATTGCGTCGAGAAGATCATCCAACGGTTGAGCAGATCCTAGAAGATGTTAATGCGGATATTCCCATTGCCTCAAAGGCTAGTGTTTATAGTGCTTTGACGATTTTGCGTGAAGTAAATTTAGTGAGAGAAGTGCTCCTAGATGAGGGGGTGACTCGTTATGATGCCAATGTGAATCCTCACCACCACTTTGTCTGTAGCGATTGCGGTGCGATCCATGATTTAGCATGGGAAACTTTTAATTGTTTTGATCTGAGTCAACTTTCGGATGGTTTACAGGCAGAAAGTTATGAGGTGACGGTGAAAGGTCTCTGTCAGTCTTGTCAGTAA